One Prinia subflava isolate CZ2003 ecotype Zambia chromosome 8, Cam_Psub_1.2, whole genome shotgun sequence DNA window includes the following coding sequences:
- the COMMD7 gene encoding COMM domain-containing protein 7 produces the protein MGLLNFTREPVPEAVSGDMHNLNQLSAEQFSALTEVLFRFLTEPKEVERFLTQLSDFATMNKISLGPLKNIVKSILLVPNGALKRNLSSEQVRADFIALGLSEEKASYFAEQWKVNSPTLTRLAVGQTLMINQLIDMEWKFGVTAGSSELEKVGSIFLQLKLVIKKGSQLENVYVELTLPQFYSFLHEMERVKTSLESFS, from the exons atggGGCTGCTCAACTTCACCCGGGAGCCGGTGCCGGAGGCGGTGAGCGGGGACATGCACAACCTCAACCAGCTCAGCGCCGAG CAATTCTCAGCGCTGACTGAAGTGCTTTTCCGCTTTCTGACAGAGCCCAAGGAG GTAGAAAGATTTCTGACTCAGCTCTCAGACTTCGCCACCATGAATAAAATCAGCTTGGGCCCCCTGAAAAACATTGTCAAAAGTATTCTTCTGGTACCCAATG GTGCCCTGAAGAGGAATTTGTCTTCTGAACAAGTCAGAGCAGATTTTATTGCTCTAG GCCTCAGTGAAGAGAAAGCCAGTTATTTTGCAGAACAG TGGAAGGTGAATTCCCCCACCCTAACACGCCTGGCTGTGGGTCAGACACTGATGATTAACCAGCTGATAGATATGGAGTGGAAGTTTGGAG TGACTGCTGGGAGCAGTGAGCTGGAAAAAGTGGGAAGTATCTTCTTACAG CTGAAGCTGGTGATTAAAAAAGGGAGCCAATTGGAAAACGTGTATGTTG agttAACTTTGCCCCAGTTCTACAGTTTTCTGCATGAAATGGAACGGGTCAAAACCAGCCTGGAAAGCTTCAGCTGA